In one window of Thermoplasmata archaeon DNA:
- a CDS encoding class I SAM-dependent methyltransferase yields MVHYDELAHDFEDTRGKDVPLKLIKAILDLQKIDCSSKVLDLGCGTGRIAITMQLMTGAKIIGIDNSSKMLEIAAKKYGHVLWLKEDLDNLKFQDCCFDLILLVFVIHHLQNLESLLRKLKNMLDSNGSLIIVTVSREHIINWPKSLCLDQFSRFIEIDLARFQDINTLKILLEEIGYKVNIESFNDETVYKKEEYIERVRKKYLSTLSVLNDKEFELGFKKFLDCINSRFSENVISKSDFVIIQAKKYQDINTE; encoded by the coding sequence ATGGTACATTATGATGAACTAGCTCATGATTTTGAGGATACCAGAGGAAAAGATGTGCCTTTAAAGCTAATAAAAGCGATCCTGGATCTTCAGAAAATAGATTGCTCTTCAAAAGTTTTAGATTTAGGATGTGGTACTGGTAGGATTGCGATAACAATGCAACTTATGACCGGCGCTAAAATTATTGGCATTGATAATTCTTCAAAAATGTTAGAAATAGCGGCTAAAAAGTATGGCCATGTATTATGGTTAAAAGAAGATCTCGATAACTTAAAATTTCAAGATTGTTGTTTTGACCTTATTTTGTTGGTATTCGTAATACATCATCTGCAGAATTTAGAATCGTTGCTTAGAAAACTGAAGAATATGCTAGACTCAAACGGGTCTTTGATCATTGTAACCGTTTCACGTGAGCATATAATAAACTGGCCGAAATCTCTTTGTTTAGATCAGTTTTCAAGGTTTATTGAGATAGATCTAGCGAGGTTTCAGGATATTAACACCCTTAAGATTTTGCTTGAAGAGATTGGATATAAGGTAAATATTGAAAGCTTTAATGATGAAACTGTTTATAAAAAAGAGGAGTATATAGAAAGAGTTAGAAAAAAATATTTATCTACACTATCTGTTTTGAATGATAAAGAATTTGAGCTAGGGTTCAAGAAGTTTTTAGATTGTATAAATTCTAGGTTTTCAGAAAACGTTATTTCAAAAAGTGATTTTGTGATCATACAAGCTAAAAAGTATCAAGATATAAATACAGAATAA
- the purB gene encoding adenylosuccinate lyase, giving the protein MICPIEYRYGRDRVKDIFSESKKYDYMLKVEVALVYSYFKLGLISKQDFEIIEKAAMNVNIDRIKAFEAQTKHDVMALVLALTEQAGNSGKYIHLGATSNDIIDTSTAIQFKEFIKILKQDLLDLENVLISKSNQYKNTIMLGRTHGQWALPITFGLKLAVYLDEIHRHLTRVKESEKRVIVGKMLGAVGTGAGFEPYTQNIQKIISEYLGINLDFATTQVVERDRYIEFISIISNIATTLEKIATEIRNLQRPEIGEVSEYFDKEKQVGSSTMAHKQNPIVSENICSLARIIRGFIVPMHESAILWHERDLSNSASERFIIPHSCVLIDDILIKMKNVLDTLIVNEDVMHANLENARYFVMDEPIIVALTKKGLGRQQAHEFVRLAAMQNKRIDEALLNIPEISKIITKEELESLTIPERYLGESENIIETVIKNVLEDRKESIS; this is encoded by the coding sequence ATGATCTGCCCCATTGAATACAGATATGGTAGAGATAGAGTAAAGGACATTTTTAGTGAATCTAAAAAATATGATTACATGTTAAAAGTAGAAGTAGCATTGGTTTACTCTTATTTTAAGTTAGGATTGATCAGTAAGCAAGATTTTGAGATCATTGAAAAAGCTGCTATGAATGTCAATATTGACAGAATCAAGGCTTTTGAAGCACAGACAAAACATGATGTAATGGCCTTGGTGTTAGCGCTAACCGAGCAGGCTGGAAACTCAGGAAAATACATACATTTAGGAGCCACATCCAATGATATAATAGATACTTCCACAGCCATACAATTTAAAGAGTTTATTAAGATACTGAAACAGGATCTTTTAGATCTAGAAAACGTGCTTATCAGTAAGTCTAATCAATATAAGAATACTATTATGCTGGGCAGAACACATGGACAATGGGCTTTACCAATCACTTTTGGATTAAAACTAGCAGTATATTTAGACGAGATTCACAGACATTTAACGAGGGTCAAAGAGTCTGAAAAACGGGTGATAGTAGGTAAAATGCTTGGCGCAGTTGGAACAGGAGCAGGATTTGAACCCTATACGCAGAATATACAGAAAATTATTTCAGAGTACTTAGGGATTAATTTAGATTTTGCTACAACGCAGGTAGTAGAGAGAGACAGATACATAGAATTCATTTCTATAATTTCAAATATAGCTACCACTCTCGAAAAAATTGCCACCGAGATCCGAAATCTCCAAAGACCTGAGATAGGAGAGGTATCTGAGTACTTTGACAAAGAAAAGCAAGTAGGATCCAGCACTATGGCGCACAAGCAGAATCCAATAGTTTCAGAGAATATATGCAGTTTAGCAAGAATTATACGTGGTTTCATCGTACCCATGCATGAATCTGCAATTTTATGGCATGAGCGGGATCTGTCAAACAGTGCATCCGAACGATTCATAATTCCGCACAGTTGTGTATTGATTGATGATATTCTTATCAAAATGAAAAACGTTTTAGATACTCTCATTGTCAATGAAGACGTAATGCATGCCAATCTAGAAAACGCGAGATACTTTGTTATGGACGAACCCATCATTGTAGCCTTGACAAAAAAAGGGCTTGGAAGACAGCAGGCACATGAGTTTGTGAGATTGGCCGCAATGCAGAATAAAAGGATAGATGAAGCTCTACTTAATATCCCAGAAATATCGAAAATAATTACAAAAGAAGAACTAGAGTCATTGACCATTCCAGAAAGATATCTTGGAGAGTCTGAAAACATTATAGAAACAGTGATAAAGAATGTTCTAGAAGATCGAAAAGAGAGTATCTCCTGA